In one window of Brassica rapa cultivar Chiifu-401-42 chromosome A07, CAAS_Brap_v3.01, whole genome shotgun sequence DNA:
- the LOC103831930 gene encoding glutathione S-transferase U10: MEEKKSKVILHGMWASTYSKRVEIALKLKGISYEYVEEDLKNKTESLIQLNPVLKKIPLLVHDGKPVADTQVILDYIDETWKNSPRFYHEDPYERAQVRFWVSYINQQVFDVVARVLYQKGEAATRSVEVARERFRVLEEGLKKHFPNKIIRENDDVGLLDITIIASFGVHKVFHESIGVEIIDPVNTPTLYNWIEQLQKLPVIKEVEVPHDRLVTFLQKYRQEHLQQAANA, encoded by the exons ATGGAGGAAAAGAAGAGCAAAGTGATATTACATGGGATGTGGGCAAGCACATACTCCAAGAGGGTCGAGATCGCCCTTAAACTCAAGGGCATATCCTACGAGTACGTTGAAGAAGATTTAAAGAACAAGACAGAGTCTCTGATTCAACTCAACCCTGTTCTCAAGAAGATTCCTCTTCTTGTCCATGATGGTAAGCCAGTGGCTGATACACAAGTGATTCTTGACTACATCGATGAAACCTGGAAGAACTCTCCTCGTTTCTACCATGAGGATCCTTATGAAAGGGCCCAGGTTCGGTTCTGGGTCAGCTACATAAACCAGCAG GTGTTTGACGTCGTGGCTCGAGTACTGTATCAAAAGGGCGAAGCTGCAACAAGGTCTGTGGAAGTGGCTAGAGAGAGATTCAGAGTTCTCGAAGAGGGACTCAAGAAGCATTTCCCGAATAAAATCATCAGAGAGAATGATGATGTAGGGCTTTTggacatcaccatcatcgctAGTTTTGGAGTCCACAAAGTTTTTCATGAATCAATAGGTGTAGAGATCATTGATCCAGTGAACACTCCAACTTTATACAACTGGATAGAGCAGCTGCAAAAGCTGCCTGTGATCAAAGAAGTTGAAGTGCCACATGATAGGTTGGTGACCTTTCTCCAGAAATATAGACAAGAGCATCTCCAGCAGGCTGCAAACGCGTAA